In Rouxiella sp. WC2420, the following proteins share a genomic window:
- a CDS encoding SDR family NAD(P)-dependent oxidoreductase: MSKKIALVTGGSRGLGKNAVLKLAEQGIDVILTYNSQREEAESIVREIEAKGAKAAALQLNVVESQGFNAFVAQVKSVLEKVWQRGNFDFLVNNAGIGINAPFAETTEEQFDLLMNIHLKAPFFLTQKLLPLIADGGRILNVSSGLTRFCLPGYAAYSAMKGAMEVLTRYQAKELGVRGIVVNILAPGAIETDFGGGTVRDNQQVNQYVANNTALGRVGLPDDIGGMIAMLLSEQSGWANGQRIEASGGMFL, translated from the coding sequence ATGAGCAAAAAAATCGCATTAGTGACCGGTGGTAGCCGTGGATTAGGTAAAAACGCGGTATTAAAGCTGGCGGAACAGGGAATTGACGTGATTCTAACTTATAACAGTCAGCGTGAAGAAGCCGAATCTATAGTCCGCGAAATTGAAGCGAAAGGCGCGAAAGCAGCAGCTCTACAGCTCAACGTCGTCGAAAGTCAGGGCTTCAATGCCTTTGTCGCACAGGTAAAATCGGTACTGGAAAAAGTCTGGCAGCGCGGGAATTTCGATTTTTTAGTAAATAATGCAGGCATTGGTATTAATGCCCCTTTTGCCGAAACCACTGAGGAGCAGTTTGACCTGCTGATGAATATTCACCTCAAGGCACCGTTTTTCCTGACCCAAAAACTGTTGCCTCTGATTGCCGACGGGGGTCGTATCCTGAATGTTTCTTCCGGTCTGACGCGTTTCTGTTTGCCGGGCTATGCCGCTTACTCTGCCATGAAAGGCGCGATGGAAGTCCTCACCCGTTATCAGGCTAAAGAACTGGGCGTGCGCGGTATCGTGGTAAATATTTTGGCGCCGGGAGCGATTGAAACCGATTTTGGCGGCGGCACTGTGCGTGACAACCAGCAGGTTAATCAGTATGTTGCTAATAATACGGCTCTGGGGCGTGTCGGCCTGCCCGATGATATTGGCGGGATGATTGCGATGCTGCTCAGCGAGCAAAGTGGCTGGGCCAACGGCCAGCGCATCGAGGCGTCAGGCGGCATGTTCTTATAA
- a CDS encoding LysR family transcriptional regulator translates to MDKIQSMQVFVRVAELNNFTRAAESLGLPKGSVSRLVQQLETRMSARLLHRSTRRVQLTQDGQVFYERCKELLANMDELESMFQSNPTTVSGKLRVDMPLTMATHLVLPRLAEFLNRYPALEIELSSTDHRVDVVREGFDCVISVGNLKDSGLIARPLGHLQVVNCASPDYLKRYGTPENPEQLANHAMVIYDQALRSRGSEFEYLEGKDLKTVKSGGAVTVNSTETYTVACLSGLGIIQVPLIGVRAYLANGQLVSILTPFRAPPMPVTLVYPHRRHLSRRVKIFMDWLSEIMQAYIA, encoded by the coding sequence GTGGATAAAATTCAATCAATGCAGGTTTTTGTCCGAGTTGCGGAGTTGAACAATTTTACTCGCGCCGCTGAAAGTTTGGGGTTGCCTAAAGGGAGCGTTTCGCGACTGGTTCAACAGTTAGAAACGAGAATGTCGGCACGCCTGCTGCATCGTTCAACGCGACGCGTTCAGCTAACCCAGGACGGGCAAGTTTTTTACGAACGTTGCAAAGAGTTGCTGGCCAACATGGATGAGCTGGAGTCAATGTTTCAGTCGAACCCAACAACGGTCAGCGGCAAACTTCGGGTCGATATGCCGCTGACCATGGCCACACATCTGGTATTGCCGCGTCTGGCAGAGTTTCTGAATCGCTATCCGGCCCTGGAAATTGAACTGAGCAGCACCGATCATCGCGTTGATGTCGTGCGCGAAGGTTTTGACTGCGTGATAAGCGTCGGCAATTTGAAAGATTCAGGGCTGATAGCCCGCCCGCTGGGACATTTGCAGGTGGTGAACTGCGCCAGCCCAGATTACCTAAAGCGCTACGGCACGCCGGAGAATCCCGAACAGCTCGCCAATCATGCCATGGTAATCTACGACCAGGCGTTACGCAGTCGCGGCAGTGAGTTCGAATATCTTGAAGGTAAAGACCTAAAAACGGTAAAAAGCGGCGGAGCTGTCACGGTTAACAGCACTGAAACCTATACTGTTGCCTGCCTGTCGGGGCTGGGGATTATTCAGGTGCCGCTTATTGGGGTTCGCGCCTATCTCGCCAACGGCCAGCTGGTCAGTATTCTCACGCCTTTTCGCGCGCCGCCAATGCCGGTCACGCTGGTCTATCCTCACCGCAGACACCTCTCTCGCCGAGTAAAAATCTTTATGGATTGGCTGAGTGAAATAATGCAAGCCTATATAGCATAA